The nucleotide sequence ctatataaaaaaaaattaagcacaAAATACGAAAAAATAATCCACTTACCATCAGTAAGCTACTAGTGCACCTTTGGTCTGACCCCATATGTTTATTCGTCATAACACAAACACCACTCCCAAACAAGTATATGAACAATGATTTCTAGAGCTTTCCTCCATTGGAGGTCAACTACCTACACTTGATCACTATTATGATCTTTCATTTCACCACATTACTGTTAGGGTTACTTTTTAATCATTTACCTCGCTATTACTTTTTAACAAATATTGATCACTCGTTTCATTTTGAAACTAGGTAATAACAAAAGATGTTCTAAAGATTTAGCATCACATTTACCTCTAGACGatggcatatatatatatatgtgcatgtATAGTTGTCGGACAATATATTTCATTCGATTCAAAAGTTATAAATAGAAACTCAACtagtaatattttaaataacccTTTTCACAACTAGTGTTTTGTATAAATTGATTTGACTAGTTAGAAGTGTAAGATCGACCTCAAGTGCAAATACGACTCTATAATCTTAAAAGTTGTGCACTAAACGaagtacaacaacaacaaatgaGGTCATCACTCATATCTATAAAGAGATAGATGTCATTAGGGCAATTGATTAGCCTAGTTGAAGACCACATCTCCTTAACGTTTGTGTGCGTTGTCTGGTCATGCGTGTGAATCTCTCTACGCACGTACAATATATTACGgatatataacaaattttgacATCATCTTATACAtctgaaaattatattaatatatgtatctATAATCTTGTTACGTATCGTTTCATTTGGAAAGAGAGACTGCCGATTGTcgtccataatttttttttttgttaaagtctTCCAGCATAATATATAAGCAGTGTCGCAAATTATTTGAAATCCTTGTAGACTTTTTTTACTGAAAACCCTAGACGTTAATAGAAATAGAAAATCTTCTTACATATTAAGCACGAAAAAATTCCAAACGTCAAGAGTTTTCGGATTGATTCTCAAAGTTAATGTAAGAAAAGATGCATGGAATATGTTGTCGTCCACTTACACAATAAAGCATGAAACATCGATGCATGAAGTCTAGACTTCCAAtgtctaaaaataaatatataactattatAGGGTCTTTTCATTATCATGTCTCCTCCTCACTTCCTTTTGCAATTCGTCATTTTAACTACAGCCACTATAATTCTCTTCAATCTTATCATCCACTATAATTCTCTTCAATCTGAACCATAAtagttatcatttatttctacgtataataataatattctatGAAATTTAAATTCCAGGAAATTTAGGAGCCTCTAAATTGCAATAATGTCCCATATATAGTTTGACTGCAATTAAACGCGCAAATCATTAACATTACTCAAATAAACTTTGTAGGCAATTGATTCAGACACAAGGACCGACCAACTCGAGAACAATGAATGGATATGATGCATccttaataaaaagcttatttttttaattgatagtCGGAGGGTAATCAAAATGAAAACTCCCTCCGAATAGATGGTGAATGAAACGTTCTAACTTTAAGCCTATAAGCCCAATGGGCTATCTAAGAAGGTAAGAGATAGATTATTTTGTTAATCAATATTTCAGTAATGGGCTGAACTGTATTGAcccataacaaaaaaaaacttgattatagagatttttaattgaaaaacaaatatattcgACGTATTTTTAACGCTTACTGGATGATATAAGTAGAGATTTTTTTCtgtcaaacacaaaaaaaaaaaaaaaaatcatcgtGAAACGTTGGAAAGCGACGAGCATCGGCATCAGATCTCGTGCGGCGGTTGTGTTCTTCGGTACGTTGATTCCTCCTCCTccatctctctcactctctcgcTTTACTGAGATCTGGATCCTTGCGCAGCTTCATGGCTCTGTCATTTTCCCAGATCCGTTGTGTTTCTTAACGAATTAGAGGTGTTTACTTGTGATTCGCTAGTTTGCGATGCTGGATCTGTATGTATCTGCGCCGTAGGAAAATGTATATTAGTTCGCTTCGCTAGATCAGGGCTCTTCTCTTGTTGTATTCACCAGGTCtaacaatcgatcgatgatTTAGATCTTTGATTCGAAACTATTATCATCCTGATTCGATCATAATCATCAGAGGTTCACAATGCAAGATTTGATCAATTGCGTTTTTGTAATCATCAGGGTTTAGAATAAAAGGAAAGGATAGGAGATGGGGCTGTCATTTGGGAAGCTGTTCAGCAAGCTGTTTGCGAAGAAAGAGATGCGTATTCTCATGGTTGGTCTCGATGCTGCTGGTAAGACCACCATCCTCTACAAGCTCAAGCTTGGTGAGATCGTCACCACCATTCCCACCATTGGTCAGTTACTAACTATCTTCCTATTCATCTTGTTTTCTATGTGAGAGAAGctgaaaatattattgttttactttttttttttttttttaaaggtttcaATGTTGAAACTGTGGAGTACAAGAACATTAGCTTCACCGTGTGGGATGTCGGGGGTCAGGACAAGGTATCTTCTCGTTGATTCATAGAATTGTGAACCAGCTCTTCTTTACTAATGGTTTTCTTATATGCTCTCTCATCCAGATCCGTCCACTGTGGAGACACTACTTCCAGAACACACAGGGACTTATCTTTGTCGTGGACAGCAACGATCGTGACCGTGTTGTTGAAGCCAGGGACGAGCTTCACAGGATGCTCAACGAggtaaatacttaaataatatcaatggctttttttttattaattcaccATTTGGTTTTtgactctttttatttttggttggCAGGATGAATTGAGGGATGCAGTTCTGCTTGTTTTTGCTAACAAGCAAGATCTCCCCAACGCTATGAACGCTGCTGAGATTACTGACAAGCTTGGCCTTCACTCTCTCCGCCAACGCCACTGGTGAGCCCAAAGCACACACACATACATAACTCTTGGTTCTCTATCTCCAAAATGTGAGCTTATTATTATGAATGAACATTTTGTATAATAACAGGTACATTCAGAGCACTTGTGCCACCTCTGGAGAAGGACTCTACGAGGGTCTTGACTGGCTCTCCAACAACATTGCTAACAAGGTATGAATCTACTCTCTCTTTGAACTTCAATTCTCATACTCATTTTGGGTTAGATCCGAGCCTTACTCACTTTAACCTATGATGGTTCAGGCATAGAAAGGAGGTAGCAAGATTCCTCCCTGCTTGTTTCGCTAGTACTATAAAAACGAAACCAAGATTTTATTATCATATGTTCGTCTTCTCGCATCTCAAACTCAAAACCATATCACATTTTGTACTTTCCTTTAATAACTCACCTCTTttactttcggatattaatttctttattcaaatttgaacttCGGAAACTTACAATCTacaacacacaaaatacatgAAAGCGCACACAATAATCAAACaagtaagaaaacaaaaacacatgTCAACCTCAAAAGCCCATGAAAGCAGAGACATGTGTGGTTGTCGAGCCAACACAGCCCCCTATCCACTTACTGCCCGGACAAACCCCGAATCTACTTCACCGACGGTTTAACTTCTAAATAATTTCGACAATCAAGCAGCGGACGGTGCAGTGACGTACTTGACCGGTCCAGCTTCAGTAAGAGCGGAGATAAACGGCTTCAGATTCACCACATCCGACTCTTCCACAAGGTCTCCGACAGATTTCTTGTAATCCAAGGAATCATCATTGTAGATATCCCACCATTTGTTAACCAACATTTTGATGTCTTCCCTCTCCATATTAGCTTCCTTCCCTGTGTATCTCCATGGCTTCGAACCCTGTAATTACAAAAGCAAACAAAAATGTGTTAGAACTCAATAAGAAATCATTGGTCTAAACAAATAAAAGTTCGGATGTAAGATAACTCACCGCTGCACAGTAGTGAACCACCTTGACCTTATCGAGCTCCACATTTTCTGGATGACGCCATAGCATCGCTAGGACGAGATTGTAA is from Brassica napus cultivar Da-Ae chromosome A4, Da-Ae, whole genome shotgun sequence and encodes:
- the LOC106392336 gene encoding ADP-ribosylation factor 1, with translation MGLSFGKLFSKLFAKKEMRILMVGLDAAGKTTILYKLKLGEIVTTIPTIGFNVETVEYKNISFTVWDVGGQDKIRPLWRHYFQNTQGLIFVVDSNDRDRVVEARDELHRMLNEDELRDAVLLVFANKQDLPNAMNAAEITDKLGLHSLRQRHWYIQSTCATSGEGLYEGLDWLSNNIANKA